In a genomic window of Streptomyces katrae:
- a CDS encoding maleylpyruvate isomerase family mycothiol-dependent enzyme: MKINEYVEALAREGELLADEAERAGTDALVPTCPEWRVTDLLRHTGAVHRWAAGYVTDGLVEPVPFPAAPELVGAELLAWFREGHAGIVRALSEAPAELVCWTFLPTAPPSPLAFWARRQAHETAVHRFDAQAARGVAFGEVTPEFAEDGVDELLTGFHARPRSRVRTEEPKVVRVRAADTGAVWTVHLSKEPARTVRGDTGEPADCELTGPASWLYAALWNRLPLAGPGVTGDVTLARLWQETAGI; the protein is encoded by the coding sequence ATGAAGATCAACGAGTACGTGGAAGCGCTGGCGCGGGAAGGCGAGCTGCTGGCGGACGAGGCCGAACGGGCGGGCACGGACGCCCTGGTGCCCACCTGTCCCGAGTGGCGGGTGACCGACCTCCTGCGGCACACGGGGGCGGTGCACCGCTGGGCGGCGGGGTACGTGACGGACGGGCTGGTGGAACCGGTGCCCTTCCCGGCGGCGCCCGAGCTGGTGGGGGCCGAGCTGCTGGCCTGGTTCCGGGAGGGGCACGCCGGGATAGTGCGGGCCCTGAGCGAGGCGCCGGCGGAGCTGGTGTGCTGGACCTTCCTGCCGACGGCGCCGCCCTCGCCGCTGGCGTTCTGGGCGCGGCGGCAGGCGCACGAGACGGCCGTCCACCGCTTCGACGCCCAGGCGGCGCGGGGCGTGGCCTTCGGCGAGGTCACCCCGGAGTTCGCGGAGGACGGGGTGGACGAGCTGCTGACCGGCTTCCACGCCCGGCCGCGCAGCCGGGTGCGGACCGAGGAGCCGAAGGTGGTGCGGGTCCGGGCGGCGGACACGGGCGCGGTGTGGACGGTCCACCTGTCGAAGGAACCGGCCCGGACGGTCCGGGGGGACACGGGCGAGCCGGCGGACTGCGAGCTGACCGGCCCGGCGTCCTGGCTGTACGCGGCCCTGTGGAACCGCCTCCCCCTGGCGGGGCCGGGGGTGACCGGCGACGTGACGCTGGCCCGGCTGTGGCAGGAGACGGCGGGCATCTGA